A single genomic interval of Tenuifilum sp. 4138str harbors:
- a CDS encoding cell division protein FtsX — MANSVNRATKGRLRSSYISSIISISLVLFTLGLLGVLVISAKKLSAYVKENIGFDIYLNEGVTDADALYLKKQLDASIYIKSTQYFTQQDAAKMMANELGEDFIAYLGYNPLNAYIEARLKADYANNDSIARIEGWLKRFPQVKEVDYQRSLINLVNDNVSSISLVILTFAGLMLFISLVLINNTIRLSVYSKRFIINTMKLVGASWGFIRRPFLLKSILHALYASFIAIALLIGLLYAINKEVTDLLAILDPPSIVLVFAAITAIGIVINFLATLMAVNKFLRSSTDDLYY, encoded by the coding sequence ATGGCTAATTCAGTAAACAGGGCAACTAAAGGGAGGTTGAGGAGTTCCTATATCTCATCAATAATAAGCATCTCCTTAGTGCTTTTTACTTTGGGTTTGCTCGGGGTTTTGGTTATTAGCGCAAAGAAACTTTCAGCGTACGTTAAGGAAAACATTGGGTTCGATATTTACCTGAACGAGGGAGTTACCGATGCCGATGCCCTTTACCTGAAAAAGCAGCTCGATGCTAGTATCTACATAAAATCAACCCAGTACTTCACACAGCAGGATGCCGCTAAAATGATGGCCAATGAGCTTGGCGAGGATTTTATTGCCTACCTGGGATACAACCCATTAAATGCATACATTGAGGCAAGGCTTAAGGCCGATTACGCCAATAACGATAGCATTGCACGTATTGAGGGGTGGTTAAAGCGTTTCCCCCAGGTAAAGGAGGTTGACTACCAGCGCTCACTCATCAATCTGGTTAACGATAATGTTAGTAGTATTAGCTTGGTGATACTGACATTTGCAGGACTGATGCTTTTCATTTCCCTTGTGCTCATTAACAATACTATTAGGTTGTCCGTTTACTCCAAGCGATTTATCATTAACACCATGAAATTAGTTGGGGCAAGCTGGGGTTTTATACGACGACCTTTCCTGCTGAAAAGCATTTTACATGCCCTATACGCTTCCTTTATTGCCATTGCTTTGTTAATAGGATTGCTGTATGCTATAAACAAGGAGGTTACCGATTTGCTTGCCATCCTCGATCCGCCAAGCATTGTGCTTGTATTTGCAGCAATTACTGCAATTGGAATAGTTATTAACTTTTTGGCAACCCTGATGGCAGTGAATAAATTTTTACGTTCAAGCACCGATGATCTTTACTATTAA
- a CDS encoding DUF3098 domain-containing protein, which yields MSAKNTPKKEIQEKENLFPLSWMNYKLMIIGFAIIVLGFILMAGGGSTDPNVFNPDIFSFRRITLAPVVVLFGFAFVGYAIMKREKKDS from the coding sequence ATGTCTGCAAAAAATACCCCCAAAAAGGAGATACAGGAAAAAGAGAATCTTTTTCCCTTAAGCTGGATGAACTATAAGCTGATGATAATTGGCTTTGCCATAATAGTTCTGGGTTTCATTCTCATGGCAGGCGGTGGATCAACTGACCCCAATGTGTTCAACCCCGACATTTTCAGCTTCCGACGTATTACGCTTGCCCCCGTTGTTGTACTATTTGGGTTCGCATTTGTGGGTTACGCCATAATGAAACGCGAGAAAAAGGATAGCTAA